One Vibrio penaeicida DNA segment encodes these proteins:
- a CDS encoding PAS domain-containing hybrid sensor histidine kinase/response regulator → MKISSKIKELTLVSLLALVIVSLSFNLYKHYVHTQLQSNYNLLHRNVIALQESLFSFQFRSFSRYDELSEMLVQTELFAEELNSSIHEHFLETPFIFQPFDASALEKTKATELKVKAFVRAKESLLSANVSLNYAGKTINLLQEELFNRYTSVTEKLVISTATQGGLSDSLYLEDSSLSQSTAYQSLISYVQLQDRVQHQIDRKQVALTNLGVSEHLKKVDAYWANEVSNSVENIAFLIFSMIILVCTYGLHRQKLAFVELLKLKQTVIESEKQRASHALIAEHAKDAIIVTDPNGLVTWVNKGFERLSGYSLQEMVGKSPGSVLQGKETCPYAVQRISDAIEKQNNIESTILNYHKNGTPYWIDMIITPILDEDDHLNCYIAVERDITKKIQLEKKLEQSVERANVANDAKSTFLATMSHELRTPLNGILGMAQIMRGETTNIEHKEQLEVLLESGDHLTSLLDDILDFSKIEQNKLELDAVPFHFKQILTPIISTYQLLCDEKGIELEIDNQIPDHLVFLADISRIRQIIFNLMSNAVKFTANGNVQLRCSCKSEAYNTYDITVEIEDSGIGIAQDRLVYIFDPFIQAESSTTRNFGGTGLGLAIVKQLVELMGGTISVSSNLGIGTCFTFHISAEQTQDRPIQQEPETKQFKSLPIGLDILIVEDNPVNAMVTKKFCHSLDHKVSIAKDGLEAIELVQGNAYDIIIMDNHMPRLDGIEATQYIRNELKINTIIFGCTADVFQEAHDRFIDAGANYVLTKPLQKNSFNDALAEHKPLIEQRRALEGKVVELEPFTQSNEANSTSESEVDLSFYINDVCAGDNAQLAEIITTLKESMIESIDALVEAAETKDIDSIKLHTHTMKGIASSLNANKMLNKSEQIFQMTSQGQVPDLSMLQELINLLKVNSDQTSLLLKQYLATHSDQNSTFM, encoded by the coding sequence ATGAAAATCAGTAGCAAGATTAAGGAACTAACATTGGTCAGCTTACTGGCTTTGGTGATCGTGTCACTGAGTTTCAATCTTTATAAGCACTATGTTCACACTCAACTACAAAGTAACTATAACTTGCTGCACAGGAATGTTATTGCACTTCAAGAGAGCTTATTTAGCTTTCAGTTTCGCAGTTTTAGCCGCTACGATGAACTGTCTGAAATGTTGGTGCAAACAGAACTTTTTGCCGAAGAATTGAATAGCTCTATCCATGAGCACTTTTTAGAAACACCCTTTATATTCCAACCTTTTGATGCCAGTGCTTTGGAAAAAACCAAAGCGACAGAGCTGAAAGTTAAGGCATTTGTAAGAGCAAAAGAATCCCTTCTTAGCGCAAATGTCTCACTTAACTACGCAGGTAAAACCATTAATTTGCTGCAGGAGGAGTTGTTTAATCGCTACACGTCTGTAACAGAAAAACTGGTGATTTCGACAGCAACACAGGGCGGTTTGTCTGATAGCCTTTACCTCGAAGATTCTTCTTTATCTCAAAGTACAGCCTATCAATCGTTGATCAGTTACGTTCAACTTCAAGACAGAGTGCAGCATCAAATCGATAGAAAGCAGGTCGCTTTAACGAACTTAGGTGTATCAGAACATCTCAAAAAAGTTGATGCCTATTGGGCTAACGAAGTGAGTAACTCTGTTGAAAATATTGCCTTTCTCATTTTCTCCATGATTATCTTAGTTTGTACTTATGGTCTCCATCGCCAAAAACTGGCTTTTGTTGAACTGTTAAAATTAAAACAGACGGTCATTGAATCGGAAAAACAACGCGCAAGCCACGCACTCATCGCGGAGCATGCGAAAGATGCCATTATAGTAACGGATCCAAATGGTTTGGTTACTTGGGTAAACAAAGGGTTTGAGAGGCTTTCAGGATATAGCTTACAAGAAATGGTTGGTAAGTCGCCTGGTAGCGTTTTACAAGGTAAAGAGACTTGCCCGTATGCCGTTCAACGCATTTCTGACGCCATAGAAAAACAAAACAACATTGAGTCAACAATACTCAATTACCACAAAAATGGAACACCGTACTGGATTGACATGATCATTACTCCCATTCTAGATGAAGATGATCACTTAAATTGTTACATCGCAGTAGAGCGGGACATCACCAAGAAAATACAACTTGAAAAGAAACTGGAACAATCCGTAGAGCGTGCGAACGTGGCAAATGATGCAAAATCCACTTTTTTGGCAACCATGAGCCACGAGTTAAGAACCCCGCTCAATGGCATTTTGGGTATGGCTCAAATAATGCGTGGTGAAACCACCAACATAGAGCATAAAGAGCAATTAGAAGTTCTACTGGAGTCCGGTGATCACCTCACTTCGCTGCTTGATGATATTCTCGACTTTTCAAAGATAGAACAAAATAAACTTGAGCTTGATGCCGTTCCTTTCCATTTTAAGCAAATACTGACCCCTATCATCTCTACATACCAATTACTCTGCGATGAAAAAGGCATAGAACTGGAAATAGATAACCAGATTCCTGACCATTTAGTGTTTTTGGCAGATATTTCTCGGATCCGACAGATCATCTTTAACTTAATGAGCAACGCTGTGAAATTCACGGCAAACGGCAATGTCCAACTTCGCTGCTCTTGCAAGTCAGAAGCGTACAACACCTATGATATTACCGTCGAAATAGAAGATTCGGGTATTGGTATCGCACAGGATAGGTTGGTTTACATTTTTGACCCATTTATTCAAGCAGAATCCTCGACAACAAGAAACTTCGGGGGAACGGGATTGGGGCTAGCCATTGTAAAACAACTCGTAGAACTCATGGGTGGCACAATTAGCGTATCGAGTAACTTGGGTATCGGAACCTGTTTTACCTTTCATATCAGTGCCGAACAGACACAAGACCGCCCCATTCAACAAGAGCCGGAAACAAAGCAATTCAAGTCACTGCCCATCGGGCTAGATATCCTCATCGTTGAGGATAATCCGGTAAATGCAATGGTAACAAAGAAATTCTGCCATTCATTGGATCACAAAGTGTCCATCGCTAAAGATGGCTTGGAAGCGATAGAGCTAGTGCAGGGAAACGCATACGACATAATTATTATGGACAACCACATGCCTAGGCTGGATGGCATCGAAGCGACGCAATACATCAGGAATGAGTTAAAAATAAATACCATTATATTTGGGTGTACGGCTGATGTATTCCAAGAAGCCCATGACCGTTTTATTGATGCTGGGGCAAACTATGTTCTCACTAAACCTTTGCAAAAAAACAGCTTTAACGATGCGTTAGCTGAACACAAACCCTTGATAGAGCAAAGAAGAGCGTTAGAAGGCAAAGTCGTAGAACTGGAACCGTTTACGCAATCGAATGAAGCCAATTCGACTTCGGAATCAGAGGTCGATTTGAGTTTTTATATTAATGATGTTTGTGCTGGCGATAATGCTCAGCTCGCAGAGATAATCACAACACTTAAAGAATCCATGATTGAAAGCATAGATGCTTTGGTCGAAGCTGCTGAAACGAAAGACATCGATTCAATAAAGCTCCACACCCATACAATGAAGGGCAT
- a CDS encoding cytochrome-c peroxidase, with amino-acid sequence MIKISRIWWLCLTVSFVFSAYFFHQASLWSGETLRFPEKKTYNTDFVKPVPSSTQFDRKKVELGFHLFNDTKLSSNNQISCASCHHLDSNGAEKTRVSRGVHGFGDRNSPTVFNANLNTRFFWDGRASSLEHQIDGPIHNPLEMNSNWASIVERIQADEKYQSLFPSAYKSGISKDTIKDALVLFMKSLNTPNSPFDLFLEGNESALSTVEKKGWLNFQKLGCVACHQGQNLGGNLFQRFGNIQNITPDQKVSDLGRYNLTGNNEDKYVFRVPGLRNVATTPPYFHDGRAKTLEEAILTMAKVQLGMELDAVTTLELSAFLNSLTAPKPPVLLELLNENQ; translated from the coding sequence ATGATAAAAATATCTAGAATATGGTGGCTTTGCTTAACTGTATCGTTTGTATTTTCGGCTTACTTTTTTCACCAGGCGAGTCTATGGTCTGGAGAAACACTGCGCTTTCCTGAAAAGAAAACGTACAACACAGATTTTGTAAAACCAGTTCCATCCTCAACTCAGTTTGATCGAAAAAAGGTCGAACTTGGGTTTCACCTGTTTAACGACACAAAACTGTCTTCAAACAACCAAATTAGCTGTGCCAGTTGCCATCATCTAGACTCTAATGGTGCTGAGAAAACCCGAGTGTCTCGTGGTGTTCACGGCTTCGGAGATCGCAACTCCCCTACTGTATTCAATGCAAACTTAAACACACGATTTTTCTGGGATGGACGAGCATCTAGCTTGGAGCACCAAATAGATGGTCCCATACATAACCCTTTAGAAATGAATTCAAATTGGGCGTCCATCGTTGAACGTATCCAAGCAGACGAGAAGTACCAATCGCTATTTCCCTCAGCCTACAAAAGCGGTATTTCCAAAGACACCATTAAGGATGCGCTTGTCCTCTTTATGAAGTCTCTAAACACACCGAACTCTCCTTTTGATCTGTTTCTTGAGGGCAACGAGAGCGCGTTATCAACTGTTGAAAAGAAAGGGTGGCTCAATTTTCAGAAGTTAGGCTGCGTAGCGTGCCATCAGGGTCAAAATCTTGGTGGAAACCTTTTCCAACGTTTCGGAAATATTCAAAACATCACACCAGATCAAAAAGTATCGGATCTAGGTCGCTACAACTTAACTGGTAACAATGAAGATAAGTATGTTTTCAGAGTCCCAGGGCTTCGTAATGTCGCCACGACGCCACCCTATTTTCACGATGGCAGAGCCAAAACGTTAGAAGAAGCCATTTTAACCATGGCGAAAGTACAACTAGGAATGGAACTTGACGCGGTTACCACCTTGGAGCTGAGTGCGTTTCTTAATAGCCTTACCGCGCCAAAGCCCCCTGTTCTTTTGGAGTTGCTTAATGAAAATCAGTAG
- a CDS encoding beta-phosphoglucomutase family hydrolase produces the protein MTLDLEQYHGLIFDMDGTLIDSMPAHLDAWERAAKDFSIPFDRNWIASMGGMPSAKITLEVNKRYGLELDPLKVAKAKMDHFESTTDFGDLIDDTCDIVKRYFGRKKMAVGTGSVRQNASRMLDEKGLTPYFDAIVTASDVTNHKPNPDTFLLAAKEIGVAPQHCVVFEDTALGKQAAHAAGMDCVMVVEGGLEFCPKPIR, from the coding sequence ATGACGTTAGATTTAGAGCAATATCATGGGTTGATATTCGATATGGATGGTACGTTGATTGACTCTATGCCTGCTCACTTAGACGCTTGGGAGCGAGCGGCAAAAGATTTTTCTATTCCATTTGACAGAAACTGGATTGCTTCCATGGGGGGAATGCCAAGTGCCAAAATTACGCTAGAGGTGAATAAGCGATACGGGCTTGAATTGGACCCGTTAAAAGTGGCCAAGGCGAAAATGGATCATTTTGAGTCCACGACGGATTTTGGTGACCTTATTGATGATACATGCGATATCGTTAAGCGTTATTTTGGGCGTAAGAAAATGGCAGTAGGGACAGGGAGCGTAAGACAAAATGCGTCTCGTATGCTTGATGAAAAAGGACTTACACCATATTTCGATGCAATTGTAACGGCGTCTGATGTGACCAATCATAAACCCAACCCAGATACATTTTTGCTTGCAGCAAAAGAGATCGGCGTAGCACCTCAACATTGCGTTGTGTTTGAGGACACAGCACTTGGTAAGCAGGCTGCGCATGCCGCTGGAATGGATTGTGTTATGGTAGTAGAAGGTGGTTTGGAGTTCTGTCCAAAGCCAATACGTTAA
- the thrS gene encoding threonine--tRNA ligase, producing MPIITLPDGSQREFDNPVSTLDVAQSIGPGLAKATIAGRVDGNRVDACDLIEDDASLEIITAKDEKDGLEIVRHSCAHLLGHALKQLYPQAKMAIGPTIDNGFYYDIDLEESLTQDDLEKIEKRMKELAKTKYQVIKKKVSWQEARDAFESRGEPYKVEILDENVARDDRPGLYHHEEYIDMCRGPHVPHMGFCQHFTLLNIAGAYWRGNSDNKMLQRIYGTAFHDKKALKAHLTRLEEAAKRDHRKIGKHLDLFHMQQEAPGMVFWHHNGWSIFRDLEVFVREKLTEYGYQEVKGPLIMDRVLWERSGHWDKYAEAMFTTASENREYALKPMNCPGHVQIFNQGLKSYRDLPLRMAEFGSCHRNEPSGALHGIMRVRGFTQDDAHIFCTESQIQDEVTSCIKMVYDTYQTFGFDNIVVKLSTRPEKRVGSDEIWDQSEEALKQSLENMEIPYEIQEGEGAFYGPKIEFTLHDCLDRAWQCGTVQLDFNLPSRLGATYVGENNERLVPVMIHRAILGSLERFIGILIEEYAGFFPTWLAPEQAVIMNITDKQSDYVQEVAQKLQKSGIRAKADLRNEKIGFKIREHTLKRVPYMLVCGDQEMEAGEIAVRTRKGKDLGKFKVDDFISYIQAEVSSRKLNLEE from the coding sequence ATGCCTATTATTACTCTTCCTGACGGCAGTCAGCGCGAATTCGACAACCCTGTATCTACTCTAGACGTTGCTCAATCAATCGGTCCTGGTCTTGCGAAAGCAACCATAGCGGGTCGTGTTGATGGTAACCGTGTAGACGCATGCGATCTTATCGAAGACGATGCGAGCCTTGAAATCATCACAGCAAAAGACGAAAAAGACGGTCTTGAGATCGTTCGTCACTCATGTGCTCACCTTCTTGGTCATGCTCTTAAGCAACTTTATCCGCAAGCTAAAATGGCGATTGGTCCAACCATCGACAACGGTTTCTACTACGACATTGATCTAGAGGAATCACTTACGCAAGACGATCTTGAAAAGATCGAAAAGCGTATGAAAGAGCTGGCGAAAACCAAATATCAGGTTATCAAGAAAAAAGTAAGCTGGCAGGAAGCTCGCGACGCGTTTGAATCGCGTGGCGAACCATACAAAGTTGAAATTCTAGACGAAAACGTCGCACGTGATGACCGTCCTGGTTTATACCATCACGAAGAATACATTGATATGTGTCGTGGTCCTCACGTACCGCACATGGGCTTTTGTCAGCACTTTACGTTGCTGAATATCGCTGGCGCATACTGGCGTGGTAACAGCGATAACAAGATGCTTCAACGTATCTACGGTACCGCGTTCCACGACAAAAAAGCGTTAAAAGCGCACCTTACTCGCTTAGAAGAAGCGGCGAAGCGCGACCACCGTAAAATTGGTAAGCACTTGGACTTGTTCCACATGCAGCAAGAAGCACCGGGTATGGTGTTCTGGCACCACAATGGTTGGTCTATTTTCCGCGATTTAGAAGTGTTTGTTCGTGAAAAACTGACAGAATACGGTTATCAAGAAGTAAAAGGTCCACTTATCATGGACCGAGTGCTTTGGGAGCGTTCTGGTCACTGGGATAAATACGCAGAAGCGATGTTTACAACGGCTTCAGAGAACCGTGAATACGCCCTAAAACCGATGAACTGCCCTGGTCATGTTCAAATCTTCAACCAAGGTCTGAAATCGTACCGCGATTTACCATTGCGTATGGCTGAGTTTGGTTCTTGCCACCGTAATGAACCTTCAGGTGCATTACACGGCATCATGCGTGTACGTGGCTTTACTCAGGATGATGCACATATCTTCTGTACAGAAAGTCAGATTCAAGATGAAGTCACTAGCTGTATCAAGATGGTTTACGACACGTATCAAACATTTGGTTTCGATAACATCGTTGTGAAACTGTCGACTCGTCCAGAAAAACGTGTGGGAAGTGATGAGATTTGGGATCAATCTGAAGAAGCCCTAAAGCAGTCTCTTGAAAATATGGAGATTCCATATGAAATTCAGGAAGGTGAAGGCGCATTCTATGGACCTAAAATTGAATTTACATTGCACGATTGTCTCGACCGAGCATGGCAATGTGGTACAGTTCAGCTAGATTTCAATCTACCAAGCCGTTTGGGCGCTACTTATGTTGGCGAAAACAACGAACGTCTTGTACCAGTAATGATTCACCGAGCAATTCTTGGTTCATTAGAGCGCTTCATTGGTATTCTTATTGAAGAATACGCTGGTTTCTTCCCAACTTGGTTGGCACCAGAGCAAGCGGTTATCATGAATATTACGGATAAACAGTCCGATTATGTTCAAGAAGTTGCACAAAAACTGCAAAAAAGTGGAATTAGAGCTAAAGCGGACTTGAGAAATGAGAAGATAGGCTTTAAAATCCGCGAACATACATTGAAGCGTGTTCCTTACATGCTAGTCTGCGGCGACCAAGAAATGGAAGCTGGAGAAATTGCAGTCCGAACACGTAAAGGCAAAGACCTCGGTAAATTTAAAGTGGATGATTTTATTTCGTACATCCAAGCCGAAGTATCTAGCCGTAAGCTCAATCTGGAGGAATAA
- the infC gene encoding translation initiation factor IF-3: MKGGRRGQQPAKQNQHRLNGEIRGVREVRLTGADGEPVGIVSINEALETAVEAGMDLVEISPNAEPPVCRVMDYGKFLFEKSKAAKEQKKKQKQIQIKEVKFRPGTDIGDYQVKLRNLTRFLEDGNKVKVTIRFRGREMAHQEIGVDVLNRLKEDTVELAVVESFPTRIEGRQMIMVLAPKKK; this comes from the coding sequence ATTAAAGGCGGAAGACGTGGCCAACAGCCGGCCAAACAAAACCAGCACCGTTTAAACGGTGAAATTCGCGGCGTTCGTGAAGTTCGTCTTACAGGCGCTGACGGTGAACCCGTTGGTATCGTTTCTATTAATGAAGCGCTTGAAACAGCTGTTGAAGCTGGTATGGATCTTGTAGAGATCAGCCCTAACGCCGAGCCACCAGTTTGTCGTGTGATGGACTATGGCAAGTTCCTCTTCGAGAAGAGCAAAGCTGCGAAAGAGCAGAAGAAAAAGCAAAAACAGATTCAGATTAAGGAAGTAAAATTCCGTCCTGGAACTGATATCGGAGACTATCAGGTAAAACTACGCAACCTGACGCGTTTCCTTGAAGACGGCAACAAAGTGAAGGTAACAATTCGCTTCCGTGGCCGTGAAATGGCTCACCAAGAAATCGGTGTTGACGTTTTGAATCGATTGAAAGAAGACACAGTAGAACTAGCTGTTGTGGAATCTTTCCCTACTCGAATCGAAGGTCGCCAGATGATCATGGTTCTAGCCCCTAAGAAGAAGTAA
- the rpmI gene encoding 50S ribosomal protein L35 codes for MPKMKTNKGAAKRFKKTAGGIKYKHATKRHILTKRTTKNKRQLRPNAILPKCEVAAVVRMMPYA; via the coding sequence ATGCCTAAGATGAAAACCAACAAAGGTGCTGCTAAGCGTTTCAAGAAAACTGCTGGTGGTATTAAGTACAAGCACGCTACAAAACGTCACATCCTGACTAAGCGTACTACTAAGAACAAGCGTCAGCTTCGTCCAAATGCAATCCTTCCTAAGTGTGAAGTGGCTGCAGTTGTTCGTATGATGCCATACGCTTAA
- the rplT gene encoding 50S ribosomal protein L20: MPRVKRGVQARARHKKVLKQAKGYYGARSRVYRVAFQAVTKAGQYAYRDRRNKKRQFRQLWIARINAASRQNGLSYSRFINGLKKASIEIDRKILADIAVFDKSAFAVLVEKAKAAL, from the coding sequence ATGCCTCGCGTAAAACGTGGTGTACAAGCTCGTGCACGTCATAAGAAAGTTCTAAAACAAGCTAAAGGTTACTACGGTGCTCGCTCTCGCGTATACCGCGTAGCTTTCCAAGCAGTTACTAAAGCTGGTCAATACGCTTACCGTGACCGTCGCAACAAGAAACGTCAATTCCGTCAACTTTGGATTGCACGTATCAATGCGGCATCTCGTCAGAATGGTCTATCTTACAGCCGTTTCATTAACGGTCTTAAGAAAGCATCTATCGAGATCGATCGTAAGATCCTTGCTGATATCGCGGTATTCGACAAGTCTGCATTTGCAGTTCTAGTTGAAAAAGCGAAAGCTGCTCTTTAA
- a CDS encoding integron integrase → MKSAFISYIKEFMHLRRYAIRTIDAYTTWICRYIHFHNMVHPAKLADKDVEAFLTHLACDQKLAASSQSIALNSLVFLYKEVLKSPLAIDIKFKRSAIKRKLPVVLTRDEVRRLLLHIDPPYQLQAQLLYGSGLRLMECMRLRVHDIDYHYGAVRIWNGKGGKNRTVTLAKELEPFLRSQEQNVHQFFNRDMATPGYGGVWLPEALHKKYQNAPFELNWHYLFPSGRLSVDPESGMLRRQHMSESTIQKTVRKAAKRANVNKNVSCHTLRHSFATHLLESGADIRTVQEQLGHTDVKTTQIYTHVLDRGANGVISPLSRL, encoded by the coding sequence ATGAAATCAGCATTTATAAGCTACATAAAGGAATTTATGCACCTTAGGCGTTATGCCATAAGAACAATAGATGCGTATACAACGTGGATCTGTAGGTATATTCATTTTCATAATATGGTCCACCCAGCGAAATTAGCAGATAAAGACGTAGAAGCATTTCTCACTCACCTAGCATGCGATCAGAAATTAGCCGCAAGTTCACAATCGATCGCGCTAAATTCGTTGGTGTTTTTGTACAAAGAAGTTCTTAAGTCTCCCCTAGCCATCGACATTAAATTCAAGCGCTCTGCAATTAAGAGGAAACTGCCTGTTGTCCTCACAAGAGACGAAGTAAGAAGACTGCTACTTCATATAGATCCGCCGTATCAACTACAAGCGCAACTTTTATATGGCTCTGGATTACGGTTAATGGAATGCATGCGGCTAAGAGTACATGATATCGATTACCACTACGGGGCGGTGAGGATCTGGAACGGGAAAGGAGGAAAAAATAGAACGGTCACTTTAGCTAAGGAATTGGAACCGTTTTTAAGATCACAGGAACAAAATGTTCATCAGTTCTTTAATAGAGATATGGCAACGCCAGGCTATGGTGGCGTGTGGCTTCCTGAAGCTTTACATAAAAAATACCAAAATGCGCCATTCGAATTGAACTGGCATTACCTGTTTCCTTCTGGAAGGCTATCAGTAGATCCTGAGTCTGGTATGTTAAGAAGACAGCATATGAGCGAATCGACCATTCAGAAAACCGTAAGAAAGGCAGCCAAACGAGCCAATGTAAACAAGAATGTCAGTTGCCACACTTTGCGGCATTCTTTTGCTACACACTTGTTAGAAAGTGGCGCTGATATAAGAACGGTTCAAGAGCAACTAGGGCATACAGATGTCAAAACAACACAAATCTATACTCATGTGTTAGACAGAGGTGCAAATGGTGTTATTAGCCCTTTATCAAGGCTTTGA
- a CDS encoding zinc ribbon domain-containing protein YjdM: MSFPPCQNCQSEFVYQDQNHLICPECAHEWNPSEAFDEENTFTVKDANGTQLEEGDKITLAKDLKVKGSSLVLKIGTKAVIRRIVEGKDHQLDCKVDGAGEMMVTAKFVKKA, encoded by the coding sequence ATGTCCTTTCCTCCTTGTCAAAATTGTCAGTCTGAATTTGTATACCAAGACCAGAATCATCTAATTTGCCCTGAATGTGCACATGAATGGAATCCATCAGAAGCATTTGATGAAGAAAATACCTTCACTGTTAAAGATGCAAATGGAACTCAACTCGAAGAGGGAGACAAGATAACCCTAGCGAAAGATTTAAAAGTAAAAGGCAGTTCTTTGGTTCTTAAAATAGGTACCAAAGCGGTCATTAGAAGAATTGTAGAAGGTAAAGATCATCAACTGGACTGCAAAGTAGATGGTGCTGGAGAAATGATGGTTACTGCTAAGTTTGTTAAAAAAGCCTAA
- a CDS encoding HD domain-containing phosphohydrolase, giving the protein MALPKEISEEEIQYESLGDFFQDFREAHEKCEVILIDLEHRPDDVDLLNGLFRVVHTIKGNLVYVGLVSITPLMQSLEDLLDYIRKGHLKYDSILCDVILLSLDKTKQMVEARLDEKESPLAEDILNKICEDISLVADVSPERQVALINDVLLLLDPTTKLTEQHTDAPILKEIGKGSDGESYQNELLAMLSNYGVETDDDIRFYSSLVQPLEDRSKYWHGRTLRQLFLSLEMNKSAGSPVEASQLAVAVMLHDIGMSFMPLEMLNKKGTITAAEREILHHHPYSGYLLLNESIRWHDAAVMIFQHHEQMDGTGYPNHLNQDQISDGAKILSIVDTFDARTHERAHHTLLKRPLVRCIVEINNYKGTQFDDKWVNVFNQVAKQHFKSE; this is encoded by the coding sequence ATGGCACTCCCAAAAGAAATATCTGAAGAAGAAATCCAATACGAATCGCTCGGAGACTTCTTTCAAGATTTTCGAGAAGCTCATGAAAAATGTGAAGTTATTTTAATTGATCTTGAACATCGACCAGACGATGTGGATTTGCTAAACGGACTTTTTCGGGTAGTGCACACCATTAAAGGAAACTTAGTCTATGTTGGCTTAGTGTCCATCACGCCACTTATGCAAAGCCTTGAAGATTTGCTGGATTATATTCGAAAAGGGCATTTGAAATACGACAGTATCCTGTGTGACGTTATTCTTCTTTCTTTAGACAAAACGAAGCAAATGGTAGAGGCAAGGTTAGACGAAAAAGAAAGCCCTCTAGCAGAAGACATACTTAATAAAATTTGCGAAGACATAAGTTTAGTTGCCGATGTTTCCCCAGAAAGACAGGTAGCGCTCATTAACGATGTGTTACTTTTGCTCGACCCTACAACTAAGTTAACTGAGCAGCATACCGATGCCCCAATACTAAAAGAAATAGGGAAGGGGTCTGATGGTGAAAGTTACCAAAATGAGCTTTTAGCCATGTTGTCTAATTACGGCGTTGAAACCGATGATGACATCCGGTTTTACTCTAGCTTGGTGCAACCTCTGGAAGACAGAAGTAAATATTGGCATGGGCGAACATTAAGACAGCTATTCTTAAGCTTAGAAATGAACAAATCAGCAGGTAGCCCTGTTGAGGCTTCTCAACTAGCCGTTGCGGTAATGCTACATGATATTGGTATGTCGTTTATGCCGCTAGAAATGCTGAATAAAAAAGGCACCATAACGGCGGCTGAGAGAGAAATATTGCACCATCACCCTTATTCAGGGTACCTGTTGTTAAATGAGTCCATCAGGTGGCACGACGCTGCGGTCATGATCTTCCAGCATCATGAGCAAATGGATGGAACGGGTTACCCAAATCATCTAAATCAAGATCAAATCTCTGACGGTGCGAAAATATTGAGTATTGTTGATACTTTCGATGCTCGTACTCACGAGCGAGCACATCACACTCTACTTAAACGCCCACTGGTTCGCTGCATTGTAGAAATTAACAACTACAAAGGAACCCAGTTTGACGACAAGTGGGTTAATGTCTTTAACCAAGTTGCCAAACAACATTTCAAGTCGGAATAA
- a CDS encoding GNAT family N-acetyltransferase, with the protein MSRQDFVEFWETFQTIIQAQETYAFDPNMSFDEAYTLWVKLPEACFVFKENNQILGSYYIKKNTGGPSQHISNCGYMVTPFARGKGVATAMCIHSQEQAISMGFRAMQFNSVVASNDIAVKLWQKLGFEILGIIPDAYQHKKLGFVDSYIMHKTLI; encoded by the coding sequence ATGTCTCGGCAGGATTTTGTTGAATTTTGGGAAACATTTCAAACTATTATTCAAGCGCAAGAAACCTATGCGTTTGATCCTAATATGTCATTTGATGAAGCTTATACCTTATGGGTTAAATTACCTGAGGCATGCTTTGTTTTTAAAGAAAATAATCAAATTTTAGGAAGTTATTACATAAAGAAAAATACGGGTGGCCCAAGTCAGCATATAAGCAATTGTGGTTATATGGTCACTCCATTCGCCAGAGGAAAAGGAGTCGCAACGGCTATGTGTATTCATTCACAAGAACAAGCAATAAGTATGGGGTTTAGAGCTATGCAATTTAATTCTGTTGTAGCCTCTAACGATATAGCCGTTAAGTTGTGGCAGAAATTAGGGTTTGAAATATTGGGTATTATTCCCGATGCATATCAACACAAAAAGTTGGGTTTTGTCGACAGTTACATCATGCATAAGACGCTTATTTAA